The window TATACCCATTTTGAGTATTTTAGAGATACAAACttagttataaaaataacaaaatacatatatctatatagcaTTTATGTGCCAAGCATATTTCTAAGCACATAAACTAATTAATTCTTCATAACAATTTTATGAGGTAGATGCACAATTATTACATTTTGACAGGTATGAAAACAGAGATACATAAAGTAACTTGCACAAAGTCACTCAACTAACAGGTTGCAGaattgggatttgaatccaggcagttCAGAATGACTAATCATTCTGAACTATAAGTTACCATGTATCCCAAAAtggaattttattgtatatttgtatTTCAGTATATTCCCTAGGAATATCAAAATTCTAACAAGGCCCAACAGCCACCTCTATGACGCCTCCAGGACCAtataatgattaatttttaaGACAAATATGAAGAGAACTAAGgtaaaacttgatttttttgtCACACATAGGTTCTTAACCCTAGTACAGAACTGTATGGTATGTGGACTGAAGCTGGTGGCCTACCCTCAAAGCCTAAAGTGTCTTTACACTAGTCTAAAACCAATTGAATGAATCTCCCGCCCACAACAAGCTGTGGGAGGGATGAGAGCCTCAAATTGTATTCCTAAGAAgaggcaaaagagaaagaaaaataaagaacagttcCTGACCTTAGGAAGCTAGCCTGGCACTCACAGCTAGGCCAGGCTATTCTCCTATTGGACGTAAAGTATTTCATAGAATACCAACCATAGAGTAACTCTGGGACTATGATAAAATGAGACAAAGCAAGAGCACTTAATTTTGTCTAAGCAGAGACAAAAACAAGGTCACTGTGCCACCCACGACATACCAATACCTCCCCAACCCTGCCCAGGCTATCCTTGTTCTAGTCTCCCCTCCCTATGGATGAGATTTATTGAACTACCAATCATAAAATTGCCTTCATTTTCTGTCAGCATCCGATCCAGAGTAAACCTTATTTTCCTTGGACCCACCACCAAATCTTACAACCCAATGTTTTTTCTAACACCCACTTAGTGATACATTCCATGGTTCCCTGAAGCATGTTTTCTCTCACTGCAGTGAAGAATAAACCCAACTTCTTCACCTATAGGTATATCCTTGCCTTTGGCTGGAGGCCATTGACATGAGAGTCAGAGCAAAGGGGTCTGGCCTGCCCTCAGAGCAAACCCAGAAGCATCTTTACTATTCTATCTGATGAAGGTAAGAGAAAGGTATAGGAGAAACTGCAAAATGTCTGAGCCTCCTCTGTGAAATACCAGGAGTGATACACCCAtgtccctgactttttaatgcacAACAACAGTAGACACAATTAAAAGGGGCCCAATCTCTGTGTGTGACAGGGGACTGGGGAGAGTCAATAATTTCACAGAGGTCAAGATTAATGGTGTTGAAAAGTGTTAAAATAAGTCTATACTTATCAGGCATACATCGAAAGTATCTCCTGATTTAGATTTCCTTATAATAGTAAGTTGTCTGTTTCCTTATATCCTGTCAACTATTGCAACCACAGGGAAAAGCAGGGAACATCTACCCCATCTTTGGGAGAAAGATTTAACATTAGAGGAGAGTCCTGtccagacaggaaaaggaaagaaaaagctcATAATTTCCTCCTCAGTTGATTGTAGAgaggtatgaaacagaaataTGTAAAGTTGGCACTGCTATAAACTTACCTGTCTGGGTCAAGATCTGAAGAAGGAGGCATGTTTAATAGTGGAAGAATAAGTCACAGACAGAACTTCTGCTCCACTTTTGGTTTATACTTGTGCAAGATCACATCCATCCAACCACCTGGGATGGAAGAGTGGATAGGCAGCAGTAATGAGACAGAGTTAGCATTTCCTAATCACTCTCAGTTCCCACGTGGCATGGAGGGGACCAAGAAGTTCTCTCTTGTACTAGAGGTATGAATGTGACCTTTTCAGAGTCTGCCAAAGGGAGAAGCACAGCCTCTGTTTCCACATGCAAGAAAGGCAAAGTCAGCTCTGGGACAAGGGTCTGATCGACCACATCTCATTTTCCTGAATCAGGGCACTGCACTCCCACCCCAGCCACAATTAGTAATGTAATCCCATATATATCCAGATGACATTGTGGAAGGGTAGGTAAGAAATATGAAATACAAACTAACACACAGGAACCTGTTATTTCTAAAGGGTGCTTAAATTATTAAATAGCACTGAGATTACTGGATTGATTAGAATTGAGAATTTTGTTTCCCTGCAACCTGTGTAGTGAAGGTAGACTCGAGATTATGAACAGATCAATTATAAACACTAAGAAAGATATACTTTCTTTGCACATTTTAGTATAGTCTTAGTAAATCTGCATGCGTgtataaacatatacaaatataattgtagaaaataaatcaaaacattaACAGTGCTTATTTTGGGGTAGGTGGGTGGTATATGGATTTTGTGtttaattaatgaattttttCAGTATTGCCCAAATGTCCCCCAATGAACATATTACTTTTATAACAAGAAATACATCAATTTTTAAACATGAGACACtctgaaatttttattcattttattttgcagtgaaagagcatgaaatatcttttcaaaaTGGTAAAGTGATCACTTTCAATGAATGATTTAATAGGAAAAGAGAATTAAACACTGTAATTATGGCTTACACAATTACACAGAACAATATGTGCAAACTTTTGAAAATACTGTGACTAACACTTCACTGATAAACAATAACCTCAATATAACTGTTTCATTATTTATCACAGTTACATAAAATACGAGAGCCTATGAACAAGCTGTTATTAACAATAAATGTAGTTTTGCCTGAAATTCTTATCTATATGCAGGCCTGTTAAGCATCCAAGTTTTAAATTCTACTGCATTGTTATTGCAAAATGAAGCAGGCACAACAAAATTAAATCCACTAGCTAAAGGACtaagtaaacaaaaatagaaaaagaaaaacaacaacagcaaaaaccctTGGGTTGCTTCCCAAGATTATTTTTTCCAAACAAATATTGATCTCACTTAGCATTTCTGATCATTTCATAGCCACAGATTAATAGCTACATGACAAAAAGACTTCAGAAGGATTAAGCTACACAACACTATACTAGTGTTTTAAATCATTTACCACAGTGTACATTTCTTGAAAACATTCTACTACTAAAACGCAAGGTCAAATTAATTAGTTTTTGaacttttcttatatttttgaaacatatGTTTTAACTGACActacaagaaaaatacagaacACAAGACTTCTTATACCTTGAGTAACTATATCTAGGGCAGTTAATTTCAGGGCCATGTATACTCTGCTCTAACGATCAATGTCTTCTACTAATGCCTCAAGATTTTTGCAACAAGCTTTAACTTCCTCAATTGCAGCCATCCAATTATCATAAATAATTTTGTCATAAATTGCATCATTAACTTCTCTAACTACCCCCTCCTGCTGAGATTCAAGTGCATCACCTGAGAAAAATAATACTGATCTTGGAATTATGTAAGTACGTAAATTGTGACCAAGTAAAAAATCATCATTTCCATCCCTTCCATTTGAGGTGATTCCATGAGgagagaaaaaattgaaaaatgaatcCTTGGGAAAATCTTCAGTTACAGTTCGGATTGTTCCCCAGATCcgatgtttctgtttcttcttgatggTTTTCAAAGTgacattctttccttcattccaaTCTATCTCACAGCCTGTGGAATACTCAATCGCAGTTCCCCTATAGGGATGGGGATCATAATATGCTAGCTTTGACTTCAGCACATAGGTCTTTGTCAACaactcatttttgaaatattcattGGGTTTGAAGTGAAATTCTAGTGTGAAACTGAGGGGCTCGCCAGGATCTGAAAGCTTAACTTTAATATCTGTCAGGAGCTTCAGAATAGGCTCATCATATTTCTTAATCAAAGGAGTGAGTGTATCAACGTTTTTTAAAACAGTCAGCCAAAAATCAGGAATTCCCTTAGGATCCTCCtcttctttattctcttctcCAGTAGCCTCaatgtcctcctcctcctcctcttcctcctcctcctcaacaGCATAATCATAATAATAGTCCTCATAACCATCGTCCTCATCCACATACTCATGTACCATACCCTCCTCATTACCATACATCTCTTCATCACACATTTCCTCATCATCATAGTCCTCAGAGTCTGATTTATATTCACATTCCTCTTCTGTAGGTTCATAGATTGCATTGATGATCTGACGTCTTTTTTCCAGTAAGGGTTGGTACATTTCAGCAAACTTTCTTTCAATGTCATGAAATTCCCTCAGGAATTTGGATTCTAAATTGGCCGCTCTAGTTTGAAGCTTTTTAAGGGCTAACACACGGTACTTAACTTTCACAGGTAGACTTTCAACAAAGTCTGTATCTAAAACATAACCGATAAGTCCTTTTGGACGGTCTGCGTCTGAGTCCTCATCAGTATCTCCACCTTTTTTCCCATCTTCCCCGGACCCAGCAGCAGTTTCTTCACctttttccccttcttccccGAGCCCAGCGGCGGCTTCTTCACCGCACTTCCCATCGTCTCCAAGCCCAGCAGCGGCATCTTCACCGCGCTCCAGATGTTCCCCGGGCCCTTCCACCATTATCTGATTACCAGCCTCTTCTTGACTGGATTCTGACAGCTCCTTGTGGTTCTCTGACTCGGCCATTTTTCAAAGGACCGTACACGCCTAAGGTGGCTACCACAGAGATCGGGAGACCAAACCTCCGCAGGAAAAGACTCACCGAAATATCAGAAGCGGCGGTGGTCGGATCTAGCAGTGGCGTCCGGACTGAGGGAATGACGATCCAGGCTGCTCGGGGATAAAAGATGGTGCTGAGGCTTTGAGAACCGGACTGAAGCAGTGGCGGcctgggctgggtgcagagggCGGCGACGGCTGCGTTGACCGATCCTGCAGGAGAGAGCCGGAGACTGCAGAGAACTGCAGTGGACAGACCTCCTCCGCAAGCAGCTACTGCTGCAACAAAAAAACGGTGCCGCAGTATGATTACGCAGCTGTCACTTGCCTAAAATTTCTAGGTGCAAATAGATTGCTGCGtcacctccttccctcccacaACTATGCTCTAATCTCATTTGCTGCAATGCAGTGACTGACAAACCCAGAGCCAGTAAATTATTAGATCTATCAAGTTTTCAACTCTGCTCACCTTCCCAGGCTCTCTAATATGGCTGATTCATCCACCTCCTCCTCGTCCTCTAGCCCATCTCCCGCAGAGTTTTCTGGAATCCCATTGCGTTCATTAGTTCATTCATCCAACTTTTAACCGATATTATACTTTTATGCTTTCCAGAGAGCTCAGAGAAAACGTAACTAAAATGTCGAACAATGAGAGAGGACAAGGCACACACCCATCCTAAATCAATCTCTTTGATTTTAGATCGGGgacctggggaggggagaggtggatggtgggaggggagaggtggatggtgggaggggagaggtggATGGTGGAGGAGATGATAAACAAACCCTTCAAAGATTAAAAACACCAGGAATTAGCACTGATGGTCTTTAGGTGGTGTGtcagttatttaaatattctatattatgTTTGTCGGTATTTTTCACAAGCTATATGATTTTAGGTTGAAAAATTCTCGAAACATTTCCtgtgaagggaggaggaggaagtccGATGGCAGTAGGGGCGAATGAGGGCCTGTGATGAAAAACCCGTATGGTGTATACAACTACGTGACAAGTAAACATACCAGACAATTAACCACAATTAACCAGTTGCCTGGCTTATAAATAACCCCAGTCCCAATACTGactttctgcttctccttcttaATGCTGGCTTTAACAGCCgttagaaatatacatatatacaaaagccaaaatggaaagTTATATTCATTCTTAGAAATCATAACATTTGCTTGATGCTTTTGAGTTAATTGGAAATAATCTAAATCTCAGCATTAAAGAAATGGTTAAACTATTTGATAAGGTATTTATAGGATGGAAAGTTTTGCAGTAATTAAAATTTCCTCTCTATAGTAATCATTGGTGAGGTTTATTTTGTTCATGTTTCTAACTTGGATCATTTATTaattgaacaattttttaaaattttaagtgattattattttccagatttaaagaataatttgttACTATCACAGATATTAAAACTGTTTACATATTgttgtatttatttctaaattctgTCAGTTTATAGataaatttttccttttacttattttattccaGTGTACTACAAATCATTACAgtatttacaaaattaaattttgagaCCCATATCTCAGTCTGGTGATTCCATAGTTATGAGTTCCATCCATTCTAAGCttcccttttctatttctgtagttGCAATATTCCTTGTAGTTTTCTGATAATAAATACTATTTATGCTCtttttagaaaatttggaaaatgagataatttttagAGTACCACAGAAATCACTAGAAGCCTCACAACCCATAGAGCACCAATGTGGACATTTTGgtccttttctttctaatttgcttatatatatgtttgtgtttaCGCTGgaggttttgaaaaataaaactggaataaACTTTTTTATGAACTTTTTCCTATTAGTATATTCCAATATTTTTAAGCACTCTCCGAAATGCGAtacattgtttaaaataaaatgtattgttatttaaatatattacgcAGTTAAACTATTAGAAAGGACAAAGAGAAAGTATTTTCATCTACTTTTAAGAATGAAGAGTCCTCAGAGTCATACaggcattcacagaaaccacaaGGGAAATGCTCTGTTTtgttacataaaacaaaaagatatgaCTGCAAAGGCatagacaacaaaagaaaatatagataaattggactttttcaaaattagaatattttgtgCATCAAAAAATACTATCAACAGCTTTAAGAGGCAattttttggagaaaatatttgcaaatcatatatatgataataagagattaatatctaaaatagaTAAAGGACTTCTACAAATCAATAACCAAGAAAAGGCAAACAcaccaattcaaaaatgggcaaaggacttgaataaagATTTCTACAAAGAAGAGAAACAAGTGGCCAGTAATGACatcaaaagatgctcaacatcactaattagggaaatgcaactcaaaaccagTTACATACTACATTCATTAGGGTAGCTATccttagaaaacacacacacacacacacacacacacacagagagaaaataagTGTTGATGAAGACATGGAAAATTGAAAACTTTGTGCATTGCTGAGaattgtaaaatggtacagccataataggaaacagtatggcagttcctcaaaacattaaacatagaattaccatataattcagcaattccacttctgggtatatacccaaaaagttgaaagcagggtctcaaacaAGTACTTGTATATccctgttcatagcagcattattcacaataagcAAAAGttagaaacagcccaaatgcccattgttggatgaatggataaataaaatgtaatatatatgtatatatatcacatttttcatTACGTATAATAcgtataacatatatgtataatatattaaatatattatatatataatgaagtGCTTTTTAACCTTTAAAAGGAATGCAATTTTGACACATACAACAAGGtcgaaccttgaaaacattaagtgaaaatgccagatacaaaagaacaaatattgtatgattctacttaaaTTAGGTATCTAAagcagtcaaattcacagagacagaaagtagaaacaTGGTTTTCAGAGGCTTGGGGTAGGGAGCAAAGGAAGTTATTGTTCAATGTGTATGGAGTTTCagttcaacaaaaagaaaatattctggagATATACGGTGATGATGGTTCACAGCAGTGTAATTGTACTTAATGCTCCTGaaatgtagatttaaaaataggtaaaatggtaaatattatgttatgtatattttatcataatataaagtgtagagaaaaatatttttaaaaaccatattcaatatagtactggaagtcctacccagagcaattttgcaagagaaaaaaataaaggacataCATATTGGAAAGGAAGTTGCTAATTTATATCCTTGTTCAAAgaagacatgatcttatatttaga of the Pongo abelii isolate AG06213 chromosome X, NHGRI_mPonAbe1-v2.0_pri, whole genome shotgun sequence genome contains:
- the NAP1L2 gene encoding nucleosome assembly protein 1-like 2, with translation MAESENHKELSESSQEEAGNQIMVEGPGEHLERGEDAAAGLGDDGKCGEEAAAGLGEEGEKGEETAAGSGEDGKKGGDTDEDSDADRPKGLIGYVLDTDFVESLPVKVKYRVLALKKLQTRAANLESKFLREFHDIERKFAEMYQPLLEKRRQIINAIYEPTEEECEYKSDSEDYDDEEMCDEEMYGNEEGMVHEYVDEDDGYEDYYYDYAVEEEEEEEEEEDIEATGEENKEEEDPKGIPDFWLTVLKNVDTLTPLIKKYDEPILKLLTDIKVKLSDPGEPLSFTLEFHFKPNEYFKNELLTKTYVLKSKLAYYDPHPYRGTAIEYSTGCEIDWNEGKNVTLKTIKKKQKHRIWGTIRTVTEDFPKDSFFNFFSPHGITSNGRDGNDDFLLGHNLRTYIIPRSVLFFSGDALESQQEGVVREVNDAIYDKIIYDNWMAAIEEVKACCKNLEALVEDIDR